The following coding sequences are from one Treponema bryantii window:
- a CDS encoding tetratricopeptide repeat protein, translating into MGKLQNNNILNEGKVLYTQKKYDKALAFFLGLPTDSPADKIEVSYYLGLCYTKLERYDDALLFLEQVVTSGGNLERTLQCRFLLAVIYALSGRKRLADFELNKLLETGYMTASVYAAIAFVAWEQNDTERCLNYYEKSLREDPENVSSLNGLGYVLACQEKDLTRALSLCKQAVKSAPKSAACLDSLGWVYYKLGLYKDALQYLQQAEDIDKMNVEITEHIKSVRLKAGH; encoded by the coding sequence GTGGGGAAATTGCAGAACAATAATATTTTAAATGAAGGTAAAGTCCTTTATACTCAAAAAAAATACGATAAGGCTCTTGCTTTCTTCTTAGGCTTACCAACCGATTCACCTGCAGATAAAATTGAAGTCTCTTATTATCTTGGTCTTTGTTATACTAAACTTGAACGTTATGATGATGCCCTTTTGTTTCTTGAACAGGTAGTAACTTCGGGCGGTAACTTAGAGAGAACTCTTCAGTGTCGTTTTCTTCTTGCTGTAATTTATGCACTTTCAGGCAGAAAGCGTCTTGCAGATTTTGAATTGAATAAGCTTTTAGAAACAGGTTATATGACAGCCTCTGTATATGCAGCAATAGCTTTTGTTGCATGGGAACAGAATGATACTGAGCGATGTCTGAATTACTATGAAAAATCTCTTAGAGAAGATCCTGAAAATGTTTCATCTTTGAATGGACTTGGCTATGTTCTTGCCTGCCAGGAAAAGGATTTAACAAGAGCTCTTTCTCTTTGTAAGCAGGCAGTAAAATCAGCTCCAAAATCAGCTGCATGTCTGGATTCACTTGGCTGGGTATATTATAAGCTTGGATTATATAAAGATGCTCTTCAATATCTGCAGCAGGCTGAAGATATTGATAAAATGAATGTAGAAATTACAGAGCATATAAAGTCTGTAAGACTTAAGGCAGGTCATTAG
- the surE gene encoding 5'/3'-nucleotidase SurE, which produces MKILLANDDGIQAKGIQILYNRLIQDSENEVYVIAPDSNRSAVSHHITMFKGYTIKEHKKNQWAISGFPVDCACLGLISDFFDFKFDLVISGINEGANMGTDIIYSGTCGAARQAVLNGVPAIALSVNPEIWDEEHVNNMKYEALADFAAKNLKELAALASIEPPRIFVNVNAGSLDSYKGVKYCKDLCIRNYGDSLHVEKGDGEMPVSYVIGGAVPKHNENCDAYAVKEGFIAISRVYADPLATEIVDGMQFKL; this is translated from the coding sequence ATGAAGATTCTTCTTGCTAATGATGACGGAATACAGGCAAAGGGAATACAGATTCTTTATAACAGACTGATTCAGGATAGCGAAAACGAAGTTTATGTAATTGCCCCTGATTCAAACCGTTCTGCTGTTTCTCATCATATAACCATGTTTAAAGGTTATACGATTAAAGAACATAAAAAGAATCAATGGGCTATTTCCGGATTCCCAGTAGACTGTGCCTGTCTTGGGCTTATAAGTGATTTTTTCGATTTTAAGTTTGACCTTGTAATATCCGGCATAAATGAAGGCGCCAATATGGGAACTGACATCATATATTCAGGAACCTGCGGCGCGGCTCGTCAGGCAGTTTTAAATGGTGTCCCTGCAATTGCATTAAGTGTTAACCCGGAAATCTGGGATGAAGAACACGTTAATAATATGAAATATGAAGCTCTTGCTGATTTTGCTGCAAAAAACTTAAAGGAGTTAGCTGCACTTGCAAGCATTGAACCTCCCCGTATTTTTGTAAATGTAAATGCAGGCTCTCTGGATTCATATAAAGGCGTAAAATATTGTAAGGATCTTTGTATCCGTAATTATGGAGATTCACTCCATGTAGAAAAAGGAGATGGCGAAATGCCTGTTTCTTATGTTATAGGAGGAGCTGTTCCTAAACATAATGAAAACTGCGATGCTTATGCAGTAAAAGAGGGCTTTATTGCAATATCCAGGGTTTATGCAGACCCTTTAGCGACAGAAATAGTGGACGGTATGCAATTTAAGTTGTAA
- the lnt gene encoding apolipoprotein N-acyltransferase has protein sequence MELILQVIFSSVFSGLMLSAAIPNEFYLFGCPVYTLLAFIPLYLIYNKIKDFKTAFLAFFIQTLTTHLISSFWLAYFKDFAIFTLGASALGTAVIGGAFGLFFYIPYYTSNCQNKLNEYSLENYANHGYLFRIVRNTPLFRILYFASIYTLYEWAKSVGFLGYPWGTVSSAMYKWPIIMQTASITGTYGITFMTVLFNAIAAEAFMLYYGDSSLNKEKAAQTLQVAKLFGALLLLMLIHGIIQYDLPRKPVKELTAITVQQNSDPWKEESDKSSILNSQRLTKDKIAELELQGRKADLVVWSEGCLQRAFPASEKYYSWYPSEKPLADFVKEINVPCIFGGSVVKTQKITERGKQRERKEYYNSALLYDADGHYRGYYAKNHLVPFAEVLPFMEFPPVHAFMQKVVGISAGWTPGNQYVYFDVPCRITQNFKLPAVKDIDLTKSYEQQHLEENKPYTTRIACPICFDDAFTDIMRPLFLNGTELFINITDDSWSRKDSSELQHFVIASYRAIEYRTTLVRSSNAGYSVVVDPSGKIIADLPLFEDAALSCDIPVYKRTMTTYARFGNWLPYLCIIIFFSCAIWSYFDFVPYDYIPSERKSKKDKKKKKKNSKNKK, from the coding sequence ATGGAATTGATTTTACAAGTTATTTTTTCTTCAGTTTTCTCTGGATTGATGTTATCAGCAGCTATACCTAACGAATTCTACCTTTTCGGCTGTCCTGTATACACACTTCTGGCTTTCATTCCATTATATCTGATTTACAACAAAATCAAGGATTTCAAAACTGCCTTTCTGGCCTTCTTTATTCAAACGCTTACTACACATCTGATTTCAAGCTTCTGGCTGGCCTATTTTAAGGATTTTGCAATCTTTACACTGGGGGCATCTGCTTTGGGAACTGCCGTTATCGGCGGTGCATTCGGACTTTTTTTCTACATTCCCTATTATACTTCTAATTGTCAGAACAAACTGAATGAATATTCACTGGAAAACTACGCCAATCACGGATATTTATTCCGTATTGTCAGAAATACACCTCTGTTCCGTATTTTGTACTTTGCCAGTATTTATACTCTGTATGAATGGGCAAAATCGGTAGGTTTTCTTGGATATCCATGGGGAACGGTTTCTTCTGCAATGTATAAGTGGCCGATTATAATGCAGACGGCCTCTATTACGGGAACTTACGGCATTACGTTCATGACTGTCCTGTTTAATGCGATTGCAGCAGAAGCCTTTATGCTTTATTACGGAGATTCTTCACTGAATAAGGAAAAAGCCGCCCAAACCTTACAAGTTGCAAAGCTTTTTGGAGCGCTTTTACTGCTCATGCTGATTCATGGAATTATTCAGTATGACTTACCTAGAAAACCTGTCAAAGAGCTTACAGCAATTACTGTGCAGCAAAACAGTGACCCCTGGAAGGAAGAGTCCGATAAAAGCTCTATTCTGAACTCACAAAGACTGACTAAAGACAAAATTGCTGAACTTGAACTTCAGGGGCGTAAGGCTGATCTTGTTGTCTGGAGTGAAGGTTGTCTCCAGAGGGCTTTCCCTGCTTCGGAAAAATATTATTCCTGGTATCCTTCGGAAAAACCGCTTGCAGATTTTGTAAAAGAAATAAATGTTCCATGCATTTTCGGTGGATCTGTTGTAAAAACTCAGAAAATTACTGAGCGGGGTAAGCAGCGCGAACGCAAGGAATATTATAATTCGGCGCTGCTTTATGACGCGGACGGTCATTACCGTGGATATTATGCTAAAAACCATCTGGTTCCTTTTGCAGAGGTGCTTCCTTTTATGGAATTTCCTCCAGTTCATGCTTTTATGCAGAAAGTAGTTGGTATTTCTGCAGGATGGACACCGGGAAATCAGTACGTATATTTTGATGTTCCATGTCGAATTACACAAAACTTTAAGTTACCGGCTGTAAAAGATATTGATTTGACAAAATCTTATGAACAGCAGCATCTTGAAGAAAACAAGCCTTATACAACACGGATTGCCTGTCCTATATGTTTTGATGATGCTTTTACAGATATCATGCGTCCGCTATTTTTGAATGGAACAGAACTCTTTATTAACATTACAGACGATTCATGGTCTCGAAAGGATTCAAGCGAATTACAACACTTTGTAATTGCTTCCTACAGGGCTATTGAATACCGGACAACTCTCGTACGCTCTTCAAATGCAGGCTATTCTGTAGTTGTTGACCCTTCGGGAAAAATTATTGCAGACCTTCCTCTTTTTGAAGATGCCGCACTTTCCTGTGATATTCCGGTTTATAAACGTACAATGACAACTTATGCAAGATTCGGAAACTGGCTTCCTTATCTTTGTATTATCATTTTCTTCAGCTGTGCTATATGGTCATATTTTGATTTTGTGCCTTATGATTATATTCCAAGCGAAAGAAAATCCAAAAAAGACAAGAAAAAAAAGAAAAAGAATTCTAAAAATAAAAAATAG
- a CDS encoding ribonucleoside triphosphate reductase yields MSDQSIFPEWRSFLGSSSDSETKGFLKSVVKRSGEIADYDRNKIEAAIGKAIEAVEKRKDPDRAASLTDMVEEKLRIQLAGNRAHSIPAIEEIQDIVESVLIEHKEVEVAKAYILYRARHEAMRDAKSLMIDINKTMDGYLAQSDWRVNENANVNFSLGGLILHNSGTITANYWLNNIYSKEIAEAHKTAAFHIHDLSMFSGYCAGWSLRQLIVEGLGGVPDKITSTPATHLSTLVNQIVNFLGIMQNEWAGAQAFSSFDTYLAPFIRADHLTEKQVRQCIQSYIYGVNTPSRWGSQAPFTNITLDWVCPDDLKNKKAIVGGKEQDFTYGDCQKEMDILNKVFIELMIEGDANGRGFAYPIPTYNITRDFDWNSENAKLLFTMTAQYGTPNFQNFVNSDLNPSDVRSMCCRLQLDKRELRRRGGGLFGADEFTGSIGVVTINMPQIGYLAKNEEEFYKRLDYLMELAKESLCTKRKVIQKLYDGGLFPYTRRYLKTLVNHFNTIGLCGMNECCMNFLGVPITDPKGKAFAEKVLQHMRERMQDFQEETGDLFNLEATPAESTSYRLARHDKEQFPDIITSGNNEPFYTNSSQLPVDYTADVFEALDHQEPLQTKYTGGTMFHVFMGEALKDWKSCADLVRTIASKYRIPFFTISPTYSICKVHGYLIGQQFECPKCKAEKEKALKEKLKALEAEKEKVLAEKN; encoded by the coding sequence ATGAGTGATCAATCAATCTTTCCAGAATGGAGAAGCTTCCTTGGATCAAGCTCCGACTCCGAGACGAAAGGCTTCCTGAAATCTGTAGTAAAGCGTTCTGGTGAAATCGCTGACTACGACAGAAACAAAATCGAAGCTGCTATCGGCAAGGCTATTGAAGCTGTAGAAAAGCGTAAGGATCCGGATCGTGCAGCATCTCTTACCGACATGGTTGAAGAAAAACTTAGAATTCAGCTTGCCGGCAACAGAGCACATTCCATTCCTGCTATCGAAGAGATTCAGGACATCGTAGAAAGCGTTCTCATCGAGCACAAGGAAGTAGAAGTAGCTAAGGCTTATATTCTCTACCGTGCACGCCATGAAGCTATGCGCGATGCTAAGAGTCTTATGATTGATATCAACAAGACTATGGACGGCTACCTTGCACAGAGTGACTGGCGCGTAAATGAAAACGCAAACGTTAACTTCTCTCTTGGTGGACTTATTCTCCATAACTCAGGAACTATTACAGCTAACTACTGGCTCAATAATATTTATTCTAAGGAAATCGCAGAGGCACATAAAACTGCAGCATTCCACATTCATGACCTTTCAATGTTCTCAGGTTATTGTGCAGGATGGTCTCTCCGTCAGTTAATCGTAGAAGGTCTTGGTGGTGTACCAGATAAAATTACATCAACACCAGCAACTCACCTTTCTACACTCGTAAACCAGATTGTAAACTTCCTTGGAATCATGCAGAACGAATGGGCTGGTGCACAGGCTTTCTCTTCTTTCGATACTTACCTTGCTCCATTTATTCGTGCTGACCACCTTACAGAAAAACAGGTTCGTCAGTGCATTCAGAGTTACATTTACGGTGTAAACACTCCTAGCCGCTGGGGTTCACAGGCTCCATTTACAAACATCACACTCGACTGGGTATGTCCTGATGACCTTAAAAACAAGAAAGCTATCGTAGGCGGAAAGGAACAGGACTTCACTTATGGTGACTGTCAGAAAGAAATGGATATTCTCAACAAGGTATTCATTGAACTTATGATTGAAGGTGATGCTAACGGCCGTGGATTTGCTTACCCTATCCCAACCTACAACATCACACGTGACTTTGACTGGAATTCAGAAAATGCAAAACTTCTGTTTACAATGACTGCACAGTATGGAACTCCAAACTTCCAGAACTTTGTAAATTCAGATTTGAACCCAAGCGATGTACGCTCTATGTGCTGTCGTCTCCAGCTTGATAAGCGCGAACTCCGCCGCCGTGGTGGTGGTCTGTTCGGTGCAGACGAATTCACAGGATCTATCGGTGTAGTAACAATCAATATGCCACAGATCGGCTACCTCGCTAAAAATGAAGAAGAATTCTATAAGCGTCTTGATTACCTTATGGAACTTGCAAAGGAAAGCCTCTGCACAAAACGTAAGGTTATTCAGAAGCTTTATGATGGCGGACTTTTCCCATACACAAGACGTTACCTCAAAACTCTTGTTAATCACTTCAACACAATCGGTTTGTGCGGTATGAACGAATGTTGTATGAACTTCCTTGGAGTTCCTATTACAGATCCTAAGGGAAAAGCATTTGCAGAAAAGGTATTGCAGCACATGAGAGAGAGAATGCAGGACTTCCAGGAAGAAACAGGAGACCTCTTCAACCTAGAAGCAACACCTGCAGAGTCTACTTCTTACCGTCTCGCAAGACACGACAAGGAGCAGTTCCCTGATATCATCACAAGCGGCAATAATGAACCGTTCTATACAAACTCTTCACAGCTGCCTGTTGATTACACTGCCGATGTATTTGAAGCACTCGACCATCAGGAACCACTTCAAACTAAGTATACAGGCGGAACAATGTTCCACGTATTCATGGGTGAAGCACTTAAAGACTGGAAATCATGCGCAGACCTTGTACGCACAATCGCAAGCAAGTACCGCATTCCATTCTTTACAATTTCCCCAACCTACTCTATCTGTAAGGTTCACGGCTATCTCATTGGACAGCAGTTCGAATGTCCTAAGTGTAAGGCCGAGAAGGAAAAGGCTCTTAAGGAAAAACTTAAGGCTCTTGAAGCAGAAAAAGAGAAGGTTCTTGCAGAAAAGAACTAA
- a CDS encoding galactokinase, which translates to MKAVNDAHELEYGTKPDAVAKAPGRFHLIGEHSWFFKDKTMSMAVNLPVYVAISKRDDTSIKFYFHQLNERKKASITSLKLKKEDRWANAAKAVVYGFTSGGFSLGGMNITIYSEIIPSAGFGITTAAKAATAVAIKHLFNLNCSDSELLQVIERGNRRFLQNNNYIADNFAALFSKKNNIIITDHFKNTWDYVPFNFEDKKVLLVDTKVPRVSVWNEETLHEPQYALIMGDMRERKPNVYGGWRYIDDVTDINEQLSVVSEDVRRKLLSVLYEHNDILDAREGIEKGDFFKFARSVNHSHETMRDMFNISCPEIDWILKRVNELEPNLDFVRNPVTCGRITGKGFGRCLYAIMREGDVENFKAKITEFEKIFGFHPDVYEVEPADGASIVRD; encoded by the coding sequence ATGAAAGCAGTTAATGATGCACACGAATTGGAGTATGGCACTAAACCCGACGCCGTTGCAAAAGCGCCAGGCCGATTTCATCTGATAGGTGAACATTCCTGGTTCTTCAAAGATAAAACAATGTCGATGGCAGTAAATCTGCCCGTCTATGTTGCAATTTCGAAACGAGATGATACTTCCATTAAGTTCTACTTCCATCAGCTTAATGAAAGGAAAAAAGCAAGCATAACGTCCTTAAAGCTTAAGAAGGAAGACCGGTGGGCTAATGCGGCAAAAGCAGTTGTCTACGGTTTTACTTCCGGTGGTTTTTCGCTGGGCGGTATGAATATCACTATCTACAGCGAAATAATTCCTTCTGCCGGCTTCGGAATAACGACAGCTGCAAAAGCCGCAACAGCCGTTGCAATCAAACATCTTTTTAATCTTAACTGCTCAGATTCAGAGCTCCTTCAAGTCATTGAACGCGGTAACCGCCGTTTCCTTCAGAATAACAACTACATTGCAGATAACTTTGCAGCACTTTTTTCCAAGAAAAACAATATCATAATTACAGATCACTTCAAAAACACCTGGGACTATGTTCCTTTCAATTTTGAAGATAAAAAGGTTCTTCTTGTTGATACAAAGGTACCTCGTGTTTCAGTCTGGAATGAAGAAACACTCCATGAACCTCAGTATGCGCTTATTATGGGTGATATGAGGGAGCGTAAGCCTAATGTTTATGGTGGCTGGCGCTACATTGATGATGTTACAGATATCAATGAACAGCTTTCAGTTGTAAGTGAAGACGTAAGACGCAAGCTGCTTTCTGTTCTTTATGAGCATAATGATATTCTTGATGCCCGTGAAGGAATTGAAAAAGGCGACTTCTTTAAGTTTGCACGCTCAGTAAACCACAGCCATGAAACAATGCGCGATATGTTTAATATTTCATGTCCTGAAATTGACTGGATTTTGAAGCGCGTAAATGAACTTGAACCTAATCTGGACTTTGTTCGTAACCCGGTAACCTGCGGTCGTATTACAGGAAAAGGCTTTGGACGCTGCCTTTATGCAATCATGCGTGAAGGCGACGTAGAAAACTTTAAGGCAAAGATTACTGAATTTGAAAAGATTTTCGGTTTCCATCCGGATGTATATGAAGTTGAACCAGCAGATGGTGCTTCAATCGTTCGGGATTAG
- a CDS encoding radical SAM protein, with protein sequence MSELDLNKPAGVLVKTTCVDFPGRVAGSFFLKGCNIRCPYCYNIGLVLEDSAYDSEPLSTVAELFAHLEKRQGILSGLVISGGEPILNPYTPVIIKKARELGYKIKIDTNGTLPEKLRALVENPELRPDFIAMDIKTTPSRYATLICGDKSPFFGKSDYFEKVLCESAEIVADYPADCREWRTVLVPGLVTKDDITEMAKLLPQDASWQFAQFMNSNCLDPAYNDIYPYTDAEADEIVEYAKSLIKGSSLR encoded by the coding sequence ATGTCAGAACTTGACCTTAATAAACCTGCAGGCGTACTTGTAAAAACTACTTGTGTAGATTTTCCTGGACGTGTTGCAGGTTCTTTTTTTCTAAAAGGCTGTAATATCCGCTGCCCGTACTGCTACAACATCGGGCTTGTACTAGAAGATTCTGCTTATGATTCAGAGCCTCTCAGTACTGTTGCAGAGCTTTTTGCTCATCTCGAAAAACGACAGGGCATCTTAAGCGGATTGGTTATCAGTGGCGGAGAACCTATCTTAAATCCGTATACACCAGTCATAATCAAAAAAGCCCGCGAACTGGGATATAAAATCAAAATAGATACAAATGGAACTCTGCCGGAAAAACTCCGCGCCCTTGTAGAAAATCCTGAGCTTCGCCCGGACTTTATTGCAATGGATATAAAGACAACTCCTTCACGCTATGCAACTTTAATCTGTGGCGATAAATCACCGTTCTTTGGTAAATCTGATTATTTCGAAAAGGTACTATGCGAGAGCGCAGAAATTGTTGCAGACTACCCTGCTGACTGCCGCGAATGGCGTACAGTACTCGTGCCGGGGCTTGTTACAAAAGATGATATAACAGAAATGGCAAAACTGCTGCCGCAAGATGCAAGCTGGCAGTTTGCGCAGTTTATGAATTCGAACTGCCTCGACCCTGCATATAATGACATTTATCCTTATACAGATGCTGAAGCAGATGAAATCGTAGAATATGCTAAATCATTAATAAAAGGCAGTTCACTTCGCTAG
- the nrdD gene encoding glutaredoxin family protein, which translates to MEKRTLAQIEAEIEETKAALNDVHGTETEVYARIVGYYRAVKHWNKGKRDEFDQRKMFSLEASKEYDITAADCICEAKAPAKMSAVDTTKELNSVTYEMYTRKTCPNCPPVKDFMADLDMPGRSIDVDTKEGLAEAAKKGVFASPTVIFYNEAGVETARCHSVEELEAVFSKVAVSA; encoded by the coding sequence ATGGAAAAAAGAACACTTGCACAGATTGAAGCAGAAATTGAAGAGACAAAGGCAGCTCTCAATGATGTTCATGGAACCGAGACAGAGGTTTACGCACGTATCGTAGGTTACTACCGTGCTGTAAAACATTGGAACAAAGGTAAGCGCGACGAATTTGACCAGAGAAAAATGTTCTCTCTCGAAGCCAGCAAAGAATATGATATTACAGCTGCAGACTGTATTTGCGAAGCAAAGGCTCCTGCTAAGATGTCTGCTGTAGATACAACAAAAGAATTGAATAGCGTTACATACGAGATGTATACAAGAAAGACTTGTCCTAACTGCCCACCAGTAAAAGACTTTATGGCTGATCTTGATATGCCAGGACGTTCAATTGACGTTGATACAAAAGAAGGTCTTGCTGAAGCAGCAAAGAAAGGTGTATTCGCATCTCCTACTGTAATCTTCTACAACGAAGCTGGTGTTGAAACAGCTCGCTGCCACAGCGTTGAAGAACTTGAAGCTGTATTCAGCAAGGTAGCAGTTTCTGCATAA
- the nrdR gene encoding transcriptional regulator NrdR, with translation MRCPYCGNIEDKVLESRTMVNGESIRRRRECLSCGYRFTSYERIDEKPFMVIKRDDRRQPFDRKKLEKGIERALEKRPVATSMVEQLSNDIEDLAIKKGRENREISTSELGELVLEKLYDIDKVAYIRFASVYRHFENLDEFITEVKNIEKRGKSNE, from the coding sequence ATGCGCTGCCCCTATTGTGGTAACATTGAGGACAAAGTCCTTGAGTCAAGAACAATGGTAAATGGAGAAAGCATCAGAAGAAGACGTGAATGTCTCTCCTGCGGCTATCGTTTTACCAGCTATGAACGTATTGACGAAAAGCCTTTTATGGTTATTAAACGCGACGACCGCCGCCAGCCTTTTGACCGCAAAAAGCTCGAAAAAGGTATTGAGCGTGCTCTTGAAAAAAGACCTGTCGCAACTTCCATGGTGGAACAGCTTTCCAATGACATTGAAGATCTCGCAATTAAAAAAGGTCGTGAAAACCGCGAAATTTCTACGTCCGAGCTGGGAGAGCTTGTGCTTGAAAAATTATACGACATAGACAAAGTTGCATACATCCGATTCGCATCCGTCTACCGGCATTTTGAAAATCTGGATGAATTCATTACTGAAGTAAAGAACATAGAAAAGAGGGGAAAATCAAATGAGTGA